The DNA sequence taaaaaaagcatAACACATGCATTTAGTATGCTTATATGAAAGAAACAACAATCTCACCTTAAGCAGGGCATCCACAAGGACAACAATTCCCGATACAAGGAAAGTGCGTGCTAGAGTTTCCATGCTATTCATGCAGTTGTCCTTGAGTAAGAAAGCCATCAAGCTTATCTCCAAACACAGCATACCAGCTGTTGTAAATAACGACAGGAAATTCCATGCAACCTCCTTTCCAGGAGAGCACTGCCATGCCTGCTTGAGCACAGggaaacaaaaatattcaaatttgaAAGAAACAGAAGTGAGAAGAAGGAACTGTACAAATCCTATTGCCAAAATGGAGCAACAAAAGTGGTTCTAAAAATTTGAGAGAAAGCACAAAAAGAAATGAGAAATCAGGAAAGATAATGGTATAGATTCTGCTTGCAGCATGCAAATCACTTTCAGCCATTGGAATCTAAGAGAAAATAGTGTCCATCACAATTTAGATTTTTGAAGGTTACATTGTCACATGGCAAGAACAAACAGGTGTGAGATCCATCTTATCTTTATTAACTCACACAGCGGGAAATTTTCCTTTCAACGACAAAATCAATATACTTGGCAAAGGAAACTAATGAGAGAAATGACCATAAAAAATATGAACAATTTAATGGGAAGAGCAATATGTAAATTTAAGTGCAAGAATTCTGCGggtataaattacaaaaatattagcAAACAACTAACAAACAACTGCGAAAGACATACTACCGAAACCCTATTGCGTGACCAGCCAAAGGAATAAGCACATGCAGAACAAAGCATCAATAGACTCGTCACAGAAACTATACACCCATCCTAAATTTCATACCACTGAGATCCCACTCTTTTAATACTCCATCAACCGTTATCTTCACAAAAAACAGAAATGATATATCCTCCCAACTATCTTCGAAATTTCCAAACAAAGAAAGTATTGGATGTTTTCTTTCAAGGTATTGAATGCACTTAAACATCTTCTTTACATAGGAGTTCAAGGCGATTATTAAGAATGTGTTTATGATGGTATATCATTAGTTCAGTACTCCTAAAGTTACCTCAAACATCTAAAGTTGAGTAATAGCTTGCACAATTTTACTTAATTTCAACTAGAAACTATGAAACCATTGAAACTACTCAAACACCATCAGTCCCTCACAACTAGTCCATTGCTAAATTAATTGCTTCTTCCTTAGCTTCTAAGCAAAAAACCAACAGttgcaaaataaaaaagtaaatataaGAGAACAAATTATCCAAATACAACTTCCTCACTATCTTTTCTTCCATTTCCTATAATCAGCCAATTAATACGCCAAACCAAGTAATTCCGAAGCGAAAGAACAAGAGatagatataaaataacaaataaaaaaaaatcaggaGAAGGAAGTAGGTGATGTACCTGAAAAAACGACCAAGCGAGGTTTAAGAGGGTAACGAACCAAAGGAGGGCATAATAGGAAATCACAACATATGAGCCTCCATTAGCAAGCCTCTTGAGGTTCTTCCTTGCTTGCAGGGCCAGGTACAGAACGAATAGAATCGACAAAACGACAAGGAAGCTGTCGTACCAGAAGAACCTATCGCAGTCGTCCGACCTCAGATCCGCATCAACGGCCAGGATCGAAGATGACGAAGGTGACTCAGACATCGATGAATCGACGATCCGGATCTGCGCCTCTGGGAATCTCCTCCTCCACATAGTGTCAGTGTGAGAGGAAACTAAACCTGGAGTTTCAGAGGGATTTGGAGGAAGGGAAGAcgcattgttgttttcggttaGGTTTGATTGATGCGAAGAAAagtggcggcggcggcggcggcggagatcttggtggtggtggtggtggtggtgattttGACGATGGAGTTGTGTTTTACGAGTTTTTTTAATTTGAGGAAACGGTGACGACTGACGAGACACGATCGTAGGCAGGAAGGAacgaataaaaaaatttcttttgattgttgtaaattttttatacaattatttaaaaaaaaattgttaacaaatATTCCACAAATACTTGTGGAAAATATTagtgtaatatttttattaaaatatatattaaatcgtTACTATTatactttaatatttttctaacaGAGCAAGATTAAAGGTTCTTAGATTCTTAAATCCTAAGccccttttatttttttggtatacACAGTGTATCTCACTTAATCTATTGAAATCTCTTTTCTCTTTACTTCTACCCCAGAATATTCTATCTAAAATTCTTTCCTTAGTGATTCAAATAACTTTTCATTACTTTCATTCGtatttaatagtttttttttatattgtgtatttggaaattttttaaattaaaattaattaatttgatttgtaaatcaattttttttattattagaaaataaataaaaagtaatttgatttaaaaatgtcATGGTTTTAATTTGTCTTTACATATTAGTGTAAAGAAAATAGTCTAGAGAGAGGTAGTAATAGATTGTATAATATAAGTGGAGAGTAAagggaaaaaaatatataattggaattggagagtctctattcttttaattcagaggactgcaaatagtgttgcagattgtatggctaaagcagctgcttctgtcgcggatattcactcgaattggagccaaccatggagtgagcttcaacatctaatagatttagatatgaccctagccaattaatttggttttgtctcttttttctttcttttctatttagtcaccaaaaaaaaaactcaaattaatttattctcaCTTAATTTACGATACAAATATAAacattaatttctaaatcaattcagtttttatttatatgatttatcCCAAACGTAGTAATTAATTATTcacaatttaattcattttaatttaattcaattttaaaacaATTTGTTTTAAAACACACAAGTATGTATCTTTTTATTTGTAGCAATATGCCAAGGTAACTATTGATCAAGAGTTCAATAATGTTATGGCTAATGTGAAAAAGATCAATAAAAATGTATGGGAGTATAACTGTGAGTCATTTAACTCAATCATTGTGAGTGTGCGAGAAAAGAGTATACCTACAATGCTTGAGA is a window from the Arachis hypogaea cultivar Tifrunner chromosome 1, arahy.Tifrunner.gnm2.J5K5, whole genome shotgun sequence genome containing:
- the LOC112709691 gene encoding protein CANDIDATE G-PROTEIN COUPLED RECEPTOR 2; protein product: MWRRRFPEAQIRIVDSSMSESPSSSSILAVDADLRSDDCDRFFWYDSFLVVLSILFVLYLALQARKNLKRLANGGSYVVISYYALLWFVTLLNLAWSFFQAWQCSPGKEVAWNFLSLFTTAGMLCLEISLMAFLLKDNCMNSMETLARTFLVSGIVVLVDALLKTIFVFGFSVPLFNRNVGSTHTLKWSLWIIHKLLLAMAYGFILFVHFSKRREKLPPRPAFHNYVVVMFVFSAIALFSCGLAGLGMSLGNWLYDLTVLCYHSLYLPFLYATFLADFFQEEDFLLDNAYYSEMKDAGFFDADLE